The proteins below come from a single Metarhizium brunneum chromosome 1, complete sequence genomic window:
- the slc25a39 gene encoding Solute carrier family 25 member 39, with protein MASITTFNSASENYDRLLEADTVNMQTRGSGVGSSNGGDGLGPVPDITAPQKMISAMSGSLLTSLLVTPLDVVRVRLQSQRTPTSAVDFSKLALRTTTLTPAQTAELGVTACCREVFFQGNSAELCIAVPRGEGIVEPAASSVASGADCAVHEVQKKTYNSTFDGLRKIARNEGFTTLWRGLSPTLLMTIPANIIYFTGYDWLRYNPVSPLSRLSSDNAPLVAGSTARILAATAVGPIELFRTRMQAAHGTSTTNHLVETFQGVRDMVATHGYVSLWRGLTLTLWRDVPFSALYWWGYETIRSRLTDMREDSQGRPFNRAESLQSARRRSQSQENHMETFVDSFTAGALSGTLASIVTTPFDVGKTRTQVFRDGPSGLAGKAHAAEEKNMMRLLWHIFKTEGAPGLWKGWIPRVLKVAPACAIMISSYEVGKRVFRGVNERSMGEREEDN; from the exons ATGGCTTCAATCACGACTTTCAATTCTGCCAGCGAAAACTACGACAGGCTGCTCGAGGCGGACACTGTGAACATGCAGACCCGAGGCTCCGGTGTAGGCTCATCGAACGGCGGCGATGGCCTGGGTCCTGTCCCAGACATCACCGCGCCGCAAAAGATGATCTCAGCCATGTCCGGGAGCTTACTCACGTCACTGCTTG TTACCCCACTAGATGTTGTTCGAGTTCGCCTGCAATCACAACGGACACCAACTTCAGCAGTCGATTTTTCAAAACTCGCGCTACGGACGACCACCCTCACGCCTGCACAGACCGCGGAGCTCGGAGTTACGGCATGCTGTCGCGAAGTCTTTTTTCAAGGCAATTCTGCAGAGCTTTGCATCGCTGTTCCGAGAGGCGAAGGAATTGTGGAACCAGCTGCATCGTCAGTAGCTTCTGGTGCCGACTGCGCTGTTCACGAGGTGCAAAAGAAGACGTATAACTCCACCTTTGATGGCCTGCGGAAGATTGCCCGTAACGAAGGCTTCACGACGCTTTGGAGGGGGCTGTCACCGACGTTGCTCATGACCATTCCCGCCAACATAATTTACTTTACCGGCTATGACTGGCTTCGATACAATCCAGTCAGCCCACTTTCTCGGCTTTCCAGCGACAACGCACCTCTGGTTGCAGGGTCAACAGCCCGTATTCTTGCTGCCACGGCTGTTGGGCCCATCGAGCTATTTCGAACGCGAATGCAAGCTGCCCATGGAACATCAACGACGAATCATTTGGTGGAAACGTTCCAGGGTGTGCGGGACATGGTGGCCACGCACGGCTATGTGTCTTTGTGGAGAGGACTCACCTTGACGCTTTGGCGAGATGTTCCTTTCTCCGCCCTTTACTGGTGGGGTTATGAAACTATTCGCTCTCGGTTGACAGATATGCGGGAGGACAGTCAGGGGCGACCATTTAACCGAGCAGAATCCCTTCAGAGCGCTCGACGGCGCTCCCAGAGCCAGGAGAATCACATGGAGACGTTTGTTGACTCTTTCACAGCTGGGGCTCTGTCCGggaccttggcctcgattGTAACAACACCGTTTGATGTCGGAAAGACACGAACTCAAGTTTTTAGAGACGGCCCTAGCGGACTCGCCGGCAAAGCTCACGCAGCCGAGGAAAAGAACATGATGCGTCTGTTGTGGCATATATTCAAGACAGAAGGCGCTCCGGGACTATGGAAAGGGTGGATCCCCCGCGTTCTTAAAGTCGCACCGGCATGTGCCATCATGATTAGCAGCTACGAGGTTGGGAAGAGGGTATTTCGGGGCGTCAACGAGCGATCCATGGGCGAGCGGGAGGAAGACAACTGA
- the frg1 gene encoding Protein frg1 → MELAASRSRVRRSLLTDANRAIPDCPSRRMVKPLSFKGDKKPKKRKRTADADRDDGEAGPSRVQKLNNDDDAAADDDSWVSADVATDVVGPVMIVLPTEKPSALACDPNGKVFAMPIENVVDGNPTSAEPHDVRMVWVANKVSGTDNFRFKGHHGRYLACDKIGFLSATSEAISPLECFNVIATADTPSTFQLQTLRETFVTIKPNTSSKSTSPAEIRGDEDKITFNTTMRIRMQARFKPKLKASKEEKALSKISRQELEEAVGRRLDENEVKVLKRARREGDYHERLLDLKVKNRHDKFG, encoded by the exons ATGGAgctcgccgcctcccgcTCGCGCGTCAGACGCTCATTGCTCACCGACGCCAACCGAGCCATCCCAGACTGCCCATCCCGCAGAATGGTCAAGCCATTGAGCTTCAAGGGcgacaagaagcccaagaagcgGAAGCGCACTGCTGATGCCGACCGAgacgatggcgaggccgGCCCTTCGCGGGTGCAAAAGCtcaacaacgacgacgacgccgccgccgacgatgacAGCTGGGTTTCTGCGGATGTTGCGACGGACGTGGTTGGGCCCGTCATGATTGTGTTGCCCACCGAGAAGCCGTCTGCGCTGGCGTGCGACCCCAACGGCAAGGTGTTTGCGATGCCGATTGAGAATGTCGTCGACGGAAACCCCACGAGCGCGGAGCCGCATGATGTGCGCATGGTGTGGGTTGCGAACAAGGTATCCGGCACGGATAATTTTCGCTTCAAGGGCCATCACGGACG ATACCTGGCCTGTGACAAAATAGGTTTCCTATCCGCCACGTCGGAAGCCATTTCCCCCCTCGAGTGCTTCAACGTCATCGCCACGGCCGACACCCCCAGCACTTTCCAGCTGCAAACCCTTCGGGAGACGTTCGTCACCATCAAGCCCAACACGTCGTCCAAGTCGACTTCTCCTGCAGAAATacgcggcgacgaggacaaaaTCACATTCAATACGACCATGCGCATACGTATGCAGGCCCGGTTCAAGCCCAAGCTCAAGGCGTccaaggaggaaaaggccCTGTCAAAGATTAGTAGGCAGGAGTTGGAGGAGGCCGTGGGCAGGAGGCTGGATGAGAACGAGGTGAAGGTGCTGAAGAGAGCAAGGAGGGAAGGCGATTATCATGAGCGTCTGTTGGACTTGAAGGTGAAGAATCGACATGACAAGTTTGGATGA
- the zrt1 gene encoding Zinc-regulated transporter 1: MICLNRADEGSLRHLTYNQSPNALAANQTTRQDLNGISNLREYVAASQDDASGGGTGGMLGETPLTDKLRREGEPHLLARVPDARRWVGGSFLRFKAVAGFNGQNRLVWVHSAWCLERLWSWLTWILSVLFFSYMISSLRMSTYWAGNEKLLSNIESTAANSSSLADAFEMPEPSFRHDLHGLKKRSSCASGGVDKDQYNTGLHVAALFIIWFVSTLGCAFPIMAAKFPGLRIPRRFFFAVRHFGTGVLIATAFVHLLPTAFVSLGNPCLGTFWTEDYNAMPGAIALAAIFLVTIIEMVFHPSRHVPPADIVAKPRAKEQEELETTDSEGHPIRDMGPLRGRSSSVAQGLSQLNQAAISEEISAKGPAADSAIAKSVSNDCHDATEHGEGEQTVLTPEQKRRKDRLQCILLEMGILFHSVFIGMALSVSIGNDFIVLLIAIVFHQTFEGLALGSRISVIEWGDKTWQPWLMALAYGFTTPIGQAIGLATHMLYSPDSEVGLILVGVMNAISAGLLTFASLVELLSEDFLSDESWRHLRGKNRIIACLLVFFGAFGMSLVGAWA; the protein is encoded by the exons ATGATCTGTCTCAACAGAGCTGACGAGGGCAGCCTTCGCCACCTCACCTACAATCAGAGCCCCAATGCTCTTGCAGCGAACCAAACTACTCGCCAGGATCTGAATGGCATATCGAATCTGCGCGAGTATGTcgcagccagccaagacgATGCGTCTGGGGGAGGGACCGGTGGAATGCTGGGCGAAACACCATTGACCGACAAGTTGCGCCGCGAAGGGGAGCCACATCTTCTGGCTCGAGTGCCGGACGCAAGACGATGGGTTGGTG GTTCGTTCTTGCGTTTTAAGGCGGTTGCTGGCTTCAATGGCCAGAATCGCCTGGTCTGGGTACACTCCGCGTGGTGCCTGGAGCGCCTTTGGAGCTGGTTGACCTGGATTTTATCcgttctcttcttctcttaTATGATTTCTAGTTTGCGCATGTCGACTTACTGGGCCGGAAATGAGAAGCTTCTGTCCAATATCGAATCGACTGCAGCCAATTCGTCTTCCCTGGCCGATGCTTTCGAAATGCCGGAGCCTTCATTCCGCCACGATCTTCATGGCCTCAAGAAGCGATCTTCTTGCGCATCAGGTGGCGTTGACAAGGACCAGTACAATACCGGGCTTCATGTCGCGGCactcttcatcatctggtTCGTCTCGACATTGGGGTGCGCATTTCCCATTATGGCTGCCAAGTTTCCCGGTTTGCGAATTCCGCGACGTTTCTTCTTTGCTGTGCGCCACTTCGGAACGGGAGTTTTGATTGCAACCGCCTTTGTGCATTTGCTTCCCACGGCCTTTGTGTCCCTCGGGAATCCTTGCCTTGGGACCTTTTGGACCGAAGATTATAACGCAATGCCCGGGGCTATTGCTCTTGCTGCAATTTTCCTCGTCACCATTATTGAAATGGTGTTTCATCCGTCCAGACACGTCCCGCCCGCCGATATTGTTGCCAAACCGAGGGCCAAAGAGCAGGAAGAACTCGAGACTACTGATTCGGAGGGCCACCCAATCCGTGATATGGGACCTCTTCGTGGCCGATCTAGCAGCGTGGCGCAGGGTCTCTCTCAGCTGAATCAAGCTGCCATATCCGAAGAGATTTCGGCCAAGGGGCCTGCTGCTGATTCTGCAATTGCCAAATCAGTGTCCAACGATTGTCATGATGCCACGGAACACGGCGAAGGCGAACAGACCGTCTTGACACCGGAGCAGAAGCGTAGGAAAGACCGATTGCAGTGTATCCTACTCGAAATGGGCATTCTATTCCACAGTGTTTTTATTGGCATGGCTTTGAGTGTCAGTATCGGGAACGACTTCATCGTCTTGTTGATTGCCATCGTTTTTCACC AAACCTTTGAGGGTCTGGCACTTGGCTCAAGAATCTCTGTCATTGAATGGGGTGACAAgacatggcagccatggctcaTGGCATTGGCATACGGTTTCAC GACACCGATCGGTCAGGCCATTGGCCTTGCTACGCATATGCTCTACAGCCCCGATTCCGAAGTCGGTCTCATCCTCGTTGGAGTCATGAATGCCATTTCTGCCGGTCTGCTTACGTTTGCATCCCTTGTCGAGCTCCTTTCTGAAGATTTTCTGAGCGACGAGAGCTGGCGTCACCTCCGAGGGAAGAATCGCATAATCGCCTGCCTGCTGGTCTTCTTTGGTGCCTTTGGCATGAGTCTGGTTGGCGCCTGGGCTTAA
- the ALP_0 gene encoding Alkaline proteinase, whose protein sequence is MRFQLTYKIKTAETATSITSRKGPDGLNTVQRLQNVMVDAWNQGVLIFFAAGNNAIEVSQDLYPYPMAISSPHITVGSLSENWDKAPHSNFGPLVDIYAPGQNITVLNRRSGVRAVDGTSFASPLVAGMALTLLAKMDPLPKAEDTARILATQILDLATEHKVGAIPGAGPAEYQRVAFNGGLDPR, encoded by the exons ATGAGATTCCAATTGACCTATAAAATTAAGACAGCAGAAACCGCCACCAGTATAACTTCGAGAAAAGGAC CGGATGGACTTAATACGGTACAACGTTTACAGAACGTCATGGTCGATGCGTGGAATCAGGGTGTCCTTATATTCTTCGCAGCGGGAAATAACGCAATAGAAGTATCTCAGGACTTGTATCCCTACCCAATGGCTATTTCCAGTCCTCACATAACCGTCGGTTCATTGTCAGAGAATTGGGACAAGGCGCCTCACTCTAATTTTGGTCCTCTCGTCGATATATATGCTCCTGGTCAAAACATTACCGTCCTCAATAGAAGGAGCGGCGTTAGAGCCGTAGATGGCACTTCTTTCGCATCACCTCTCGTCGCCGGCATGGCGCTAACCTTGTTAGCAAAGATGGATCCCTTACCCAAGGCTGAGGATACAGCTAGGATTCTGGCTACGCAAATTCTTGATCTTGCTACCGAACATAAAGTTGGGGCCATCCCTGGAGCTGGACCTGCTGAATACCAGCGTGTTGCCTTTAATGGAGGACTGGATCCCCGGTAA
- the oxd gene encoding Phenylacetaldoxime dehydratase, with the protein MACPARTYPLRQPPNHKPPIPRWQLVWGDNVRRVFTAYIGIQPLGAPKAAVDKAVKDIQSWLDEPSAFKPQAFESFGVINGDDTRDSRVWACYWDNEAHGKEGLQRLNLPSIYSTLSTSEPSAIGLWSESFATPVSRLETNYTGLDYLPGIAKLPDTTTEQHDLTAYWGAARDRIPDSAHDLFEKEDAADTKPEFVQDPTGKRLVGTNYNNMVHIRSGQYWETCGPEETASYEDNLEPTLDKGLQYLWDNRDVSGAMGLRYLRNTDGSDKVLKETCGAGFFCNLQNLEDWAKSHPSHLAIYTGAIRHAKKFGDERKFRTWHEVSILKKGEASFEYVNCLPVTGVIPFLGLREIPL; encoded by the coding sequence ATGGCATGTCCAGCAAGAACATATCCCCTCCGACAACCGCCAAACCACAAGCCTCCCATCCCCAGGTGGCAATTGGTTTGGGGCGATAATGTCCGTCGTGTCTTCACAGCATATATTGGCATCCAACCCCTCGGCGCTCCCAAGGCAGCGGTGGACAAGGCAGTGAAAGACATACAAAGCTGGTTAGATGAGCCGAGCGCCTTCAAGCCCCAGGCCTTTGAGAGCTTTGGTGTCATCAACGGGGACGACACCCGAGATTCCAGAGTATGGGCATGCTACTGGGACAACGAGGCCCATGGGAAAGAGGGCTTACAACGTCTCAACTTGCCGTCCATTTACTCAACCTTGTCCACAAGTGAGCCGTCGGCCATCGGGCTTTGGAGCGAGAGCTTCGCAACTCCGGTATCACGATTGGAAACCAATTACACCGGCTTGGACTACTTGCCCGGCATAGCCAAGCTACCAGACACCACGACAGAGCAACATGACTTGACAGCATACTGGGGCGCAGCGCGAGACCGCATTCCCGACTCTGCCCACGATCTTTTTGAGAAGGAAGATGCGGCCGATACCAAGCCCGAATTCGTCCAGGATCCCACTGGGAAACGCCTCGTCGGCACCAACTACAACAACATGGTCCATATCCGCTCCGGGCAATACTGGGAAACCTGTGGTCCCGAAGAAACCGCCTCGTACGAGGACAATCTCGAGCCAACCTTGGACAAGGGGCTTCAGTATCTCTGGGACAACCGCGACGTCAGCGGAGCCATGGGGCTGCGCTACCTCCGCAACACGGACGGATCGGACAAGGTGTTGAAAGAGACGTGTGGCGCGGGCTTCTTCTGTAATTTGCAGAATCTAGAGGACTGGGCGAAAAGCCACCCTTCTCATCTGGCCATTTACACTGGTGCTATTCGCCATGCGAAAAAGTTTGGAGACGAGCGCAAGTTTAGAACCTGGCATGAGGTGTCGATTCTCAAGAAGGGCGAGGCCAGTTTTGAGTATGTGAATTGTTTGCCTGTCACGGGTGTCATTCCCTTTTTGGGGCTACGGGAAATTCCCTTGTAG
- the PR1_1 gene encoding Cuticle-degrading protease has protein sequence MRGFILFSLLSVATTDANIGQDNLAPLFKSKDSVPDSYIVKFKDGISSTGFDSTLASFTDNSHHDYDAVFKGFSATLDSVAIRNLRRHPDVEFIEQDAPFTINGFVEQKNAPWNLARISHRQRGSISYIYDDSAGEGTCSYIIDTGIDATHPQFGGRAQNIKSFVNTATDGNGHGTHLAGIIGSAIYGVAKKTKLYGVKCLDDRGSGTTSNVIAAMDFVAKDAKTRGCPKGAMANMSLGGGYSAAVNKAAASLVASGVFVSVAAGGSGTDAKNTSPASEPTVCTVGGSTEKDERASYSNYGPVVDIFAPGVSILSTWLNGASNTLSGSSMSAAHITGLGAYIAALEGFPGGEKLCKRLQELATKGVLTNVPSGTLNLLAFNGNPSG, from the exons ATGCGCGGCTTCATACTGTTCAGTCTGCTTTCCGTGGCAACAACAGATGCCAACATCGGACAAGACAACTTGGCACCATTATTTAAATCGAAAGACAGCGTTCCCGACAGTTACATTGTCAAGTTCAAGGACGGCATCTCCTCGACCGGCTTCGACAGTACCCTAGCTTCCTTCACTGACAACAGCCACCACGACTACGACGCTGTGTTCAAAGGTTTTTCGGCAACCCTCGATTCCGTTGCGATTCGCAATCTAAGACGCCATCCCGAC GTCGAATTCATCGAACAAGACGCTCCTTTCACCATAAACGGGTTCGTAGAGCAGAAAAACGCTCCCTGGAATCTAGCCCGCATCTCTCACCGCCAGCGAGGTTCGATATCGTACATATACGACGACAGCGCCGGCGAAGGAACATGCTCCTACATTATTGACACTGGCATCGATGCCACGCACCCC CAATTCGGCGGCCGCGCCCAAAACATCAAGTCGTTCGTCAACACAGCCACCGACGGCAACGGCCACGGCACCCACCTCGCCGGCATTATAGGCAGCGCCATCTACGGCgtggccaagaagacgaaacTCTACGGCGTCAAGTGTCTCGACGACCGAGGCTCAGGCACGACATCCAACGTCATTGCCGCAATGGACTTTGTTGCCAAAGACGCCAAGACGCGCGGATGCCCCAAGGGGGCAATGGCCAATATGAGCCTGGGAGGGGGTTACTCTGCGGCGGTGAACAAAGCTGCCGCTTCTCTTGTCGCCTCTGGCGTGTTTGTCTCGGTGGCAGCGGGCGGTTCGGGTACCGACGCCAAGAACACGTCTCCTGCGTCTGAGCCGACTGTTTGTACGGTGGGTGGTAGTACAGAGAAGGACGAGCGTGCTAGTTATTCCAATTACGGGCCTGTGGTTGATATTTTTGCGCCGGGTGTGAGCATTTTGTCCACTTGGCTGAATGGCGCGTCG AATACTCTCTCGgggtcgtccatgtcggctgCACATATTACCGGGCTGGGAGCTTATATCGCTGCGCTTGAAGGTTTTCCTGGTGGGGAGAAGTTGTGCAAGAGATTGCAGGAATTGGCTACCAAAGGTGTGTTGACGAATGTGCCATCGGGGACACTGAATCTTTTGGCTTTTAATGGCAACCCCTCTGGGTAG
- the CXT1_2 gene encoding Beta-1,2-xylosyltransferase 1 translates to MVLAYLSRPAFSIKRLKTVVAITATLVIFTFVYKSGYSSFSPRYASRQTLLIGQKCPPGIANDDTPTGFLCRIRQAQEKAQSRLKNQSSNVGEAVAEYRRRYRRSPPKGFEEWVAFALAHDSRIIDDFDQIDRDLEPYRTPEARQAFLRLKEQSEDCPRTTRITIQNGTMSMSAPYMYEGAWRGLIQPFLHALPDNLLFLSTIDEPRILDSSKPPSLVAQFNERSGESIEDLVLDSCAHRAPQSAGTHARYNDVCQSSRPADLHALIASPSTFSYTHTLVPILSFGRMSAFRDILVPCPCYTGHPVVQQEPMAFSEKKRMIYWRGSTTGGKATRFTWKTGHRERFVAFIQSLQNTAKVLQTGQFFGLQVDKLDRQQIALFKDVFDIHFGSYIQCDEESCKDMERVLGPSDVEPEDTSSHYQYLYDIDGNSMSTRFYRLLSRQAVVFKQTWFQEWHDDRLIPWAHYIPVTMTMEELPAMVNFLVNDPAGQVLSAEIAHAGSTWSRQVVREIDMSIYLYRLMIEMASLFDVDHLEQEEATGGREFNKKM, encoded by the coding sequence ATGGTACTCGCCTATCTGTCCAGGCCAGCCTTCTCCATCAAGCGCTTGAAAACTGTTGTTGCTATTACGGCTACTCTCGTCATATTCACCTTTGTATACAAGTCAGGTTACTCGAGCTTCAGCCCACGATATGCTTCCAGACAAACTCTATTGATTGGGCAGAAATGCCCACCAGGCATTGCCAACGACGATACTCCGACCGGATTTCTCTGTCGCATACGACAAGCACAAGAAAAGGCGCAATCTCGACTCAAGAACCAGTCGTCAAATGTAGGAGAAGCGGTTGCCGAATACAGGCGTCGATACCGAAGAAGTCCTCCCAAGGGTTTCGAAGAATGGGTGGCATTTGCTCTGGCCCACGACTCCAGGATCATCGACGACTTCGACCAGATTGATCGAGACCTGGAGCCTTACCGCACGCCAGAAGCGCGGCAAGCGTTTCTCCGCTTGAAAGAACAAAGCGAGGACTGTCCTCGCACGACGCGCATCACGATCCAAAATGGaaccatgtccatgtctgcaccGTACATGTATGAAGGGGCATGGAGAGGACTCATCCAGCCGTTTCTGCATGCGCTGCCCGACAACCTTTTGTTCTTAAGTACCATTGATGAGCCGAGAATCCTGGACTCGTCCAAGCCGCCATCCCTAGTGGCACAGTTCAATGAACGTTCCGGAGAGTCAATTGAAGATTTGGTACTGGACTCGTGTGCCCATCGTGCGCCGCAGTCGGCCGGCACCCACGCAAGATACAACGACGTTTGTCAGTCCTCTCGTCCGGCAGACCTCCACGCTCTCATCGCATCGCCGAGCACATTCTCGTATACGCACACCCTCGTCCCTATTCTGAGCTTTGGCCGCATGTCTGCTTTTCGAGATATCTTGGTCCCGTGCCCGTGTTACACAGGGCACCCCGTCGTGCAGCAAGAGCCGATGGCCTTTTCGGAAAAGAAGCGTATGATTTACTGGCGCGGGTCGACGACAGGAGGCAAAGCTACTCGATTCACGTGGAAGACCGGCCATAGGGAGCGCTTCGTCGCGTTTATTCAGTCCCTTCAGAATACGGCCAAGGTTCTTCAGACGGGACAATTCTTCGGACTGCAGGTGGATAAACTAGACAGGCAACAAATTGCACTATTCAAGGACGTGTTTGACATTCATTTCGGCAGTTATATTCAATGTGACGAGGAGTCTTGTAAGGACATGGAGCGCGTCCTGGGGCCGTCGGATGTTGAGCCGGAAGACACGTCTTCCCACTATCAGTACCTGTACGACATAGACGGGAACAGCATGAGCACCAGGTTCTACCGTCTTCTGTCTAGGCAGGCCGTGGTGTTCAAGCAGACCTGGTTCCAAGAATGGCACGATGACCGTCTCATCCCGTGGGCCCATTACATTCCCGTCACCATGACGATGGAGGAACTCCCTGCGATGGTCAATTTCCTGGTCAATGACCCGGCTGGACAGGTGTTGTCCGCTGAGATTGCTCATGCTGGATCGACTTGGTCACGGCAAGTTGTACGAGAGATTGACATGTCTATTTACTTGTATCGTTTAATGATAGAGATGGCAAGTTTATTTGATGTGGATCATCTTGAACAGGAGGAAGCTACAGGTGGGCGGGaatttaataaaaagatGTAA
- the TRYP_2 gene encoding Trypsin, with the protein MVRPVVSALVVACSAVSAAAAATIDKRILGGQPAEKGDVPFIVRFDNNCGGSLLDKTTVLTAAHCVSDEAGKLSVRAGELQRAGEGGVVAEVASIKRHPEYIRGRLPNGIFHPNDIAIVKLSSPIEKSDTIGYARLPANGSDPVVKSMATVAGWGAQGHSKNDGNLHKVDIPVHKRDDCSDIDKGAVRDTIVCAGAYGKTACDGDSGGPLIDRWGQLIGVVSGGGSACHEQGRETLIYTRVGSYIPFICENLDAPCPDTLYEPAAQPPAEPIPESEDPFWREVNSQAQQVCNDRGLTGEQAHLCEEYKQACVFDNLATDDANVIVDCVKNKA; encoded by the exons ATGGTCCGCCCTGTTGTCAGTGCACTAGTCGTCGCGTGTTCTGCTGTttcggcagcagcagcagcaactaTTGACAAGAGAATTCTTGGTGGACAACCAGCTGAGAAAGGCGACGTTCCATTTATTGTTCGTTTTGATAATAATTGCGGCGGCAGTTTATTGGACAAGACTACAGTCCTCACTGCTGCTCATTGCGTTAGCGATGAAGCGGGAAAGCTCTCCGTAAGGGCAGGAGAGCTCCAG CGCGCAGGAGAGGGCGGAGTAGTTGCAGAAGTTGCATCTATTAAACGGCATCCAGAATACATCAGGGGTCGCCTGCCAAATGGTATTTTTCACCCAAATGATATTGCCATTGTAAAATTATCATCCCCGATTGAGAAGAGCGATACGATTGGTTATGCGAGGCTGCCAGCAAACGGCTCTGATCCCGTGGTCAAGTCCATGGCAACCGTGGCAGGCTG GGGTGCCCAAGGCCATAGTAAAAATGATGGCAATCTTCACAAGGTTGACATCCCCGTCCACAAACGAGACGACTGTTCGGACATTGATAAAGGTGCCGTCAGAGACACTATAGTGTGTGCTGGTGCATATGGCAAGACTGCGTGTGATGGGGATAGCGGTGGTCCTCTTATCGACCGATGGGGACAATTGATCGGTGTAGTGTCAGGTGGTGGGAGTGCCTGCCACGAACAAGGGCGAGAAACCTTGATATATACCAGGGTCGGGAGTTATATCCCCTTTATTTGCGAAAATCTTGACGCTCCTTGCCCGGATACTTTGTACGAACCGGCTGCCCAGCCGCCTGCGGAGCCT ATCCCTGAATCTGAAGACCCTTTCTGGAGAGAGGTTAATTCACAAGCACAGCAGGTTTGCAATGATCGAGGACTCACCGGAGAACAAGCTCATCTTTGCGAAGAATATAAGCAGGCTTGCGTTTTTGACAATCTTGCTACTGATGACGCAAATGTTATTGTTGACTGCGTAAAGAATAAGGCGTAG